A portion of the Acidobacteriota bacterium genome contains these proteins:
- a CDS encoding PSD1 domain-containing protein encodes MTQRIKLVICLVAAACVLALSLNIGAASGREQALEETRSLPVAVLTQGKVDFYRDIEPIFAASCYQCHSAKKASGQLRLDAKTAAMKGGLSGAAIVPGNGKDSRLVHRLLGLNDEARMPMGGQLKPEQIELIKRWIDEGASWPESESAIRNPQSAIPMHWAFVAPTRAALPAVKNAAWGKTPIDRFILAEFEKHGLTPSPEASKETLIRRLSLDLTGLPPSLKEIDDFLADASPQAYEKLVDRLLASPHYGERWGRWWLDAARYADTNGYEKDLPRSIWPYRDWVIKAFNQDMPFDQFTTEQLAGDLLANPTLDQRVATGFLRNSMLNQEGGVDPEQFRVEGLIDRVDAIGKAFLGLTINCAQCHNHKFDPIAQREYYQFYAFLNSDDEPEIEVPDAKVTSKRREIQTKVAKIEDDLIAKTPDLPKRLAAWEQQAKQYQTEWTPLKGGEIFAAFGVKFDNLEDGSFIAKGDNSTSNNYKITAHTKLKNITGFKLEFIADSNLPRGGPGRAPDGGFYVSEFSVEAASNDKPESSKPVTLTNATADFERSDYPVKNVIDGNFKTHWSSDAGNGRRNQDRKMVFATTEPVGFDGGTTFNFQLAQKFDESVKFGNVMPNIGRFRISVTTAANPKADPLPTSVRQLLSVPLDKRTREQQRQIFSYYRTTVAEFDETNKQIDDLMKEWPYGATTLALAPRTIPRETHIFRRGDWKRPGETVTPGTPAVLPAFPADAPRNRLGLAEWIVAKNNPLTARVIVNRVWQQYFGVGLVKTPEDFGARCERPSHPEMLDWLAVEFMESGWSIKHIQKLIVSSAMYRESSKLTPKLTEADPTNVWLARAPRLRVESETVRDIVLAASGLLSSKIGGPSVYPPIPDGVLSLGYGGAMPWPTATGEDRYRRAMYTFWKRSVPYPSMTVFDQPNGDFSCTRRVRSNTPLQALTSLNDTLFMEAAQGLALRTFREGGPHESDKVSYAFRLCTGRKPTEFETKRLLALLADQQKLFAGKTAAAVYVSSPDLNKLPEDIDLTELAPWTMVARVLLNLDETITKE; translated from the coding sequence ATGACGCAACGAATCAAACTCGTGATTTGTCTTGTCGCCGCCGCATGTGTGCTGGCGCTGTCGTTAAACATTGGTGCAGCGAGCGGTCGCGAACAAGCTTTAGAAGAAACCCGTTCCCTACCGGTCGCGGTACTGACTCAAGGCAAGGTGGATTTTTACCGCGACATCGAGCCGATCTTCGCGGCAAGTTGCTATCAATGTCACAGCGCGAAAAAAGCTTCCGGGCAATTGCGGTTAGACGCCAAAACCGCCGCAATGAAAGGCGGCTTGTCGGGCGCAGCCATCGTTCCCGGCAACGGCAAAGATTCACGGCTGGTGCATCGTTTGCTGGGTTTGAACGACGAAGCGCGCATGCCGATGGGCGGCCAGTTGAAACCGGAACAGATCGAACTGATCAAACGCTGGATTGATGAGGGAGCAAGCTGGCCGGAGAGCGAATCCGCAATCCGCAATCCGCAATCCGCAATCCCGATGCATTGGGCGTTTGTGGCCCCGACCCGGGCGGCGTTGCCTGCTGTCAAAAACGCTGCTTGGGGGAAAACGCCGATTGATCGGTTCATTTTGGCGGAATTCGAAAAACACGGGTTGACGCCTTCGCCCGAAGCGTCAAAAGAAACCTTGATTCGTCGCTTGAGTTTGGATTTGACGGGCTTGCCTCCCAGCTTGAAAGAGATTGACGATTTTCTGGCGGACGCGTCGCCGCAGGCGTATGAAAAACTGGTGGATCGGTTGTTGGCTTCACCGCATTACGGAGAACGCTGGGGGCGTTGGTGGTTGGATGCGGCGCGATACGCTGACACCAACGGATATGAAAAAGATTTGCCGCGTTCGATCTGGCCGTATCGCGATTGGGTGATCAAAGCCTTCAACCAGGATATGCCTTTTGACCAGTTCACGACTGAGCAACTGGCCGGAGACTTATTGGCGAATCCAACGTTGGATCAACGCGTGGCGACGGGCTTTTTGCGCAACTCGATGCTGAACCAGGAAGGTGGCGTTGACCCCGAACAGTTCCGCGTCGAAGGGCTAATTGATCGCGTGGATGCCATCGGCAAAGCGTTTCTGGGATTAACAATCAACTGTGCGCAGTGCCACAACCACAAATTCGATCCGATCGCGCAGCGGGAGTATTACCAGTTTTACGCTTTCCTCAACAGCGACGATGAACCCGAAATCGAAGTCCCCGACGCCAAAGTCACCTCCAAGCGGCGGGAGATTCAAACGAAAGTTGCGAAGATCGAAGACGATCTGATCGCCAAAACTCCCGATTTACCAAAACGATTGGCCGCGTGGGAACAGCAGGCAAAACAGTATCAAACGGAGTGGACGCCGTTAAAAGGTGGAGAGATTTTTGCAGCATTCGGCGTCAAGTTCGACAATCTGGAAGATGGATCGTTTATTGCCAAAGGCGACAATTCGACCAGCAACAATTACAAAATCACAGCGCATACCAAGCTCAAAAACATCACCGGCTTCAAACTGGAATTCATCGCGGATTCAAATTTGCCGCGAGGCGGTCCTGGCAGAGCGCCGGATGGGGGGTTTTATGTCTCGGAATTTTCGGTCGAAGCTGCGTCAAACGATAAGCCTGAATCGTCAAAACCAGTCACATTGACCAATGCGACCGCAGATTTCGAACGGTCGGATTACCCGGTCAAAAATGTGATTGATGGCAATTTCAAAACGCATTGGAGCAGCGACGCGGGAAATGGTCGCCGCAATCAAGATCGCAAGATGGTTTTTGCAACAACCGAACCTGTGGGGTTTGACGGCGGCACAACTTTCAATTTCCAATTGGCGCAGAAATTTGATGAATCGGTTAAATTTGGCAACGTCATGCCGAATATTGGGCGTTTTCGGATTTCCGTCACGACAGCGGCCAATCCCAAAGCCGACCCGCTGCCAACCAGTGTGCGGCAGTTGCTGTCCGTGCCCCTCGACAAACGAACCAGGGAACAACAGCGGCAAATTTTCAGTTATTACCGCACGACCGTTGCTGAGTTCGATGAAACCAACAAACAGATTGATGATTTGATGAAGGAATGGCCTTACGGCGCGACGACGCTGGCGCTCGCTCCGCGCACCATTCCGCGCGAAACGCACATCTTTCGCCGAGGCGATTGGAAGCGTCCTGGCGAAACCGTCACGCCCGGCACGCCTGCTGTTTTGCCTGCCTTTCCGGCGGATGCTCCGCGCAACCGGTTGGGATTGGCCGAATGGATCGTGGCGAAAAACAATCCGTTGACGGCTCGTGTCATCGTCAACCGCGTCTGGCAACAATACTTTGGCGTGGGATTGGTCAAAACCCCGGAAGATTTTGGCGCGCGTTGCGAACGTCCTTCGCACCCGGAAATGCTGGATTGGCTGGCGGTGGAGTTTATGGAAAGCGGTTGGAGCATCAAACACATTCAAAAACTGATCGTAAGTTCGGCAATGTACCGCGAATCTTCCAAACTGACGCCGAAGCTGACAGAAGCCGATCCAACAAATGTTTGGTTGGCGCGTGCACCACGACTCAGAGTCGAATCGGAAACCGTGCGCGACATTGTTTTGGCCGCCAGTGGATTACTGAGCAGTAAAATCGGCGGTCCGTCAGTGTATCCGCCAATTCCTGACGGCGTGTTGAGTCTGGGGTACGGCGGAGCGATGCCTTGGCCGACGGCAACTGGCGAAGATCGCTACCGCCGCGCGATGTATACATTTTGGAAACGCTCGGTTCCGTATCCTTCGATGACTGTGTTTGATCAACCGAATGGGGATTTTTCCTGCACGCGACGCGTGCGGTCGAACACGCCGCTGCAAGCGCTGACCAGCTTGAACGACACATTGTTTATGGAAGCCGCGCAGGGGTTGGCGTTGCGAACGTTTCGCGAAGGCGGGCCGCACGAATCAGACAAGGTTTCTTATGCGTTCCGGCTTTGCACCGGACGCAAACCGACGGAATTTGAAACCAAGCGCTTGCTGGCCTTGCTGGCCGATCAACAGAAACTGTTTGCAGGGAAAACGGCAGCGGCGGTGTATGTTTCTTCTCCCGATTTGAACAAATTGCCTGAAGACATAGACCTGACGGAACTCGCTCCTTGGACAATGGTCGCGCGCGTGTTGCTGAACCTGGACGAAACAATCACGAAAGAATGA
- a CDS encoding NUDIX domain-containing protein has protein sequence MNLLVELASKLWRRVPKQVRRWGVLLAESRFTVTVGAVVTDATGRVLLLEHRFRPGTGWGIPGGFIKPGEQPETAIRRELREEIGLEVEQIEIAFVRALERYKQIEILFRCHPQGDVQSLSREICFAEWFALDALPQSLSRDQRMLIERALNLKPVAEHLHPDT, from the coding sequence ATGAATCTGCTGGTCGAACTGGCAAGCAAACTCTGGCGCCGAGTGCCGAAGCAGGTTCGGCGGTGGGGTGTGTTGCTGGCCGAATCGCGCTTTACGGTGACGGTTGGCGCTGTCGTCACGGATGCAACCGGGCGGGTGTTGCTGCTCGAACATCGCTTTCGTCCCGGAACAGGTTGGGGAATTCCCGGCGGCTTCATCAAACCCGGCGAACAACCCGAAACCGCCATTCGCCGCGAACTGCGCGAAGAAATCGGTTTGGAAGTCGAACAAATTGAAATTGCTTTTGTCCGCGCGTTGGAACGATACAAGCAAATCGAAATCCTGTTTCGCTGTCACCCGCAAGGTGATGTTCAATCGCTAAGCCGTGAAATCTGTTTCGCCGAATGGTTTGCGCTCGACGCATTGCCGCAAAGTCTGAGCCGCGATCAACGCATGTTGATCGAACGCGCTCTCAACCTGAAACCAGTTGCCGAACACCTACATCCTGATACCTGA
- a CDS encoding Dabb family protein, with the protein MFIHSVYFWLKPELTEEQRATFWAGVNSLTTIRSVRQGFVGTPAATDRPIIDRSYSCALIIICDDETGHEAYQVDPIHDKFRDECGEFWSKVLIYDAIPE; encoded by the coding sequence ATGTTTATCCATTCTGTTTACTTTTGGCTGAAACCGGAATTGACCGAAGAACAGCGCGCCACGTTTTGGGCGGGCGTAAATTCACTCACCACGATTCGAAGCGTACGACAGGGATTTGTCGGAACTCCCGCTGCGACCGACCGTCCGATCATTGACCGGTCTTATAGTTGCGCGCTGATCATCATCTGTGACGACGAGACTGGCCACGAGGCATATCAAGTAGATCCCATTCACGATAAATTCCGGGATGAATGCGGCGAGTTCTGGTCGAAAGTGTTGATTTACGATGCGATCCCCGAATGA
- a CDS encoding protein kinase has translation MNPPMEAYVRLTLEDIFQTACDLPPARRAVYLDEACAGDEKLRRKVEVMLRHHDEDEDFLETPAVEDAFREIAEQINQSGQYRQAMIGRQIGNYRIQALLGKGGMGEVYLAHDDDLDVNVAIKFLTATYAQDPEWQARFNREGLLNHELIHENIAALRHKGQFEGRPFLVFEYIPGQTLDDKLANGPLPLAEALPIFRQLAAGLAHAHSKKIIHRDLKPANIKITPEGQVKILDFGIARRITTDLATVEMKTLAPEEQLTRDFGETIQGEIIGTVVYMSPEQTRGELLDEATDVWSLASVMFQTLTGRLPFKGVDTYDTLNLIRDPRNSPDWRALPANTPKKIFRLLQRSFVKNRQDRSPSAAAIAETIDQLLNPAIKRWKRIAIAATAILSVTTALLLWLWASRVSPPVYLAVMPFKESGEQVTVGEGLAASLRDSLAMIPNLNVLPYTGTGEANLNASSPDVLLTTMEANWLLAGEVQHNGEEVEVKLKIYQPGKSGQPIEETVTGSRRNYWQLQKDLVGRVTSLLRYKPPKQLSAVGFADEEKYLAAASLLQRDLNEETVDQPIRLLEELVQVEPDSARAYAILARAYIRKASLVETDNRDWINKALKSSEEAIRLDAASHEVKVTRGMVLALLQQRAEAIAILKDAWETQPEDATAGLELARTYEEDKQDVDAERVYQSIINRWPGYWLGYNELGAFHFLRGRYNDALVEWSRVLKINPANVAGWENVSAAYFETGQYLQAEQTSRLLLETRKDLSPGEQVRAWSNIAIAQFFQQRFGDAIDSYKQSLAILPDTEDAVLWANFGDAVSQLAGEEKAAYDAYTKAIVIRRNAQLSDKGKARLAETYAKRSQLPITSTVQAAADKNSARAILRQLSGAGQTLDSDALYSIIKADFYLRDLPQAIRDVERAMAAKQNPITLENDPELRQLRQEPDYQRVIEALKRRS, from the coding sequence ATGAATCCGCCAATGGAAGCGTACGTTCGACTTACGCTTGAAGACATTTTCCAAACCGCCTGTGATCTGCCGCCCGCTCGCCGCGCGGTGTATCTGGACGAAGCCTGCGCCGGGGACGAAAAGCTGCGCCGCAAAGTCGAAGTCATGCTTCGCCATCACGACGAAGACGAAGACTTCCTGGAAACTCCCGCCGTCGAAGACGCATTCCGGGAAATCGCCGAACAAATCAATCAATCCGGCCAATATCGCCAGGCAATGATTGGCCGCCAAATTGGCAACTATCGAATCCAGGCTTTGCTGGGCAAAGGTGGCATGGGCGAAGTATATCTGGCGCACGATGACGATCTGGATGTAAATGTCGCCATCAAATTTCTGACCGCGACCTATGCCCAAGACCCTGAATGGCAGGCGCGATTCAACCGCGAAGGGCTGCTGAACCACGAGTTGATCCACGAAAACATTGCCGCGCTTCGCCACAAAGGGCAGTTTGAAGGCCGCCCATTTCTGGTGTTCGAATACATTCCCGGTCAAACGCTGGACGACAAATTGGCCAACGGCCCATTACCACTGGCCGAAGCCTTGCCAATCTTCCGGCAACTGGCCGCTGGATTGGCACACGCACATTCCAAAAAGATCATTCATCGCGACCTGAAACCCGCCAACATCAAAATCACGCCTGAAGGGCAAGTCAAAATTCTGGATTTCGGAATTGCGCGGCGCATCACGACCGATCTGGCGACGGTGGAAATGAAGACCCTCGCTCCGGAAGAACAATTGACGCGCGATTTCGGCGAAACCATCCAAGGCGAAATCATCGGAACGGTCGTGTACATGAGTCCCGAACAAACGCGCGGCGAACTGCTGGACGAAGCCACAGACGTCTGGTCATTGGCTTCGGTGATGTTCCAAACCCTGACCGGTCGTTTGCCGTTCAAAGGCGTGGACACATACGACACGTTGAATCTGATCCGCGACCCGCGAAATAGTCCGGATTGGCGCGCATTGCCCGCCAACACACCAAAAAAGATTTTTCGCCTGCTGCAACGATCCTTCGTCAAAAACCGCCAGGATCGGTCGCCTTCAGCCGCCGCCATTGCGGAAACGATTGACCAATTGCTCAACCCGGCTATCAAACGCTGGAAACGAATTGCGATTGCGGCGACAGCAATCTTATCAGTGACCACGGCGCTGCTTCTTTGGCTCTGGGCCAGTCGGGTATCGCCCCCGGTTTACCTGGCGGTGATGCCTTTCAAAGAATCAGGAGAACAAGTCACCGTTGGCGAAGGATTGGCGGCCTCCTTGCGAGATTCTTTGGCGATGATCCCCAATCTGAACGTCCTTCCCTACACCGGGACCGGCGAGGCCAATCTCAACGCATCGTCCCCGGACGTCCTGCTCACAACCATGGAAGCCAATTGGTTGCTGGCAGGTGAGGTACAGCACAATGGCGAAGAAGTCGAAGTAAAGTTGAAAATCTATCAGCCGGGGAAATCCGGCCAGCCAATCGAAGAAACCGTCACAGGATCGCGTCGCAATTATTGGCAACTGCAAAAAGATTTGGTTGGAAGAGTGACCAGTCTTCTCAGATACAAGCCTCCCAAGCAACTCAGCGCCGTGGGCTTCGCGGATGAAGAGAAATATCTGGCCGCGGCTTCCTTGTTGCAGCGCGATTTGAATGAAGAAACTGTGGATCAACCGATCCGGCTTTTGGAGGAATTGGTTCAGGTCGAACCTGATTCTGCGCGGGCTTACGCGATCCTGGCGCGCGCCTATATTCGAAAAGCTTCCCTAGTCGAAACCGACAATCGGGACTGGATAAACAAGGCGCTAAAATCATCGGAAGAGGCGATTCGGCTTGATGCCGCTTCTCATGAGGTAAAAGTCACGCGCGGCATGGTTCTGGCGCTGCTGCAACAAAGAGCGGAAGCAATTGCCATACTGAAAGACGCCTGGGAAACACAACCAGAAGACGCTACGGCCGGATTGGAATTAGCCCGCACCTATGAAGAAGACAAACAGGATGTTGATGCTGAACGAGTTTATCAGAGCATTATCAATCGCTGGCCGGGGTATTGGCTCGGTTATAACGAATTAGGTGCGTTCCATTTTCTGCGCGGACGGTACAACGATGCATTGGTCGAATGGAGCCGGGTTTTGAAAATCAATCCGGCGAACGTTGCCGGGTGGGAAAATGTTTCCGCAGCATATTTTGAAACCGGCCAGTATTTACAGGCGGAACAAACGTCCCGGTTGCTGCTTGAAACCCGAAAAGATTTATCGCCCGGTGAACAGGTGCGCGCATGGTCAAACATCGCGATTGCACAATTTTTTCAGCAACGTTTTGGTGATGCGATTGACAGTTACAAACAATCGCTGGCGATTTTGCCAGATACCGAGGACGCAGTTTTGTGGGCCAATTTCGGTGATGCCGTGAGCCAACTCGCTGGCGAAGAGAAGGCAGCCTATGACGCTTACACCAAAGCCATCGTGATTCGCCGCAATGCGCAGCTCAGTGATAAAGGCAAAGCTCGCCTGGCGGAAACATATGCCAAGCGCAGTCAATTGCCCATTACCTCGACTGTGCAGGCTGCGGCTGACAAAAATTCGGCGCGTGCGATTCTGCGCCAATTGTCGGGTGCCGGACAAACGCTTGATTCAGATGCACTCTATTCAATAATTAAGGCCGATTTTTATTTGCGCGATTTGCCCCAAGCCATTCGCGACGTTGAAAGGGCGATGGCGGCAAAGCAAAACCCGATCACGTTGGAAAACGATCCGGAATTGCGCCAGTTGCGTCAAGAACCGGATTACCAACGCGTCATTGAAGCTTTGAAAAGAAGATCCTGA
- a CDS encoding sigma-70 family RNA polymerase sigma factor, whose amino-acid sequence MKPVQTHEVTQLLRAWMQGEAGAESELYKLVYAELHRMAHRYMSRENPGQTLQTTALVNEAYLKMADAKNSDWKDRAHFFAVSANIMRHILVDRARSKQAVMHGGGLNRIDWDDVVEIPEAPNVDYLALNEALDRLAEMDERKSRIVELRFFGGLTNEEIAEVLKVSADTVMRDWRFAKAWLQSELNGDNSHESANGSVRSTYA is encoded by the coding sequence ATGAAACCAGTACAAACCCATGAAGTCACTCAGTTGCTGCGCGCGTGGATGCAGGGCGAAGCCGGCGCAGAAAGCGAATTGTACAAACTGGTCTATGCCGAACTGCATCGTATGGCGCACCGGTACATGAGCCGCGAAAATCCCGGACAAACATTGCAAACGACTGCGCTCGTCAACGAGGCGTACCTCAAAATGGCCGATGCGAAGAATTCAGACTGGAAGGATCGCGCGCACTTTTTCGCAGTTTCGGCCAACATTATGCGCCACATCCTGGTTGACCGGGCACGGTCGAAACAAGCCGTTATGCACGGCGGCGGGTTAAACCGTATAGATTGGGATGACGTCGTCGAAATTCCGGAAGCTCCCAATGTGGATTATCTGGCGTTGAACGAGGCGCTGGACCGGTTGGCCGAAATGGACGAACGCAAAAGCCGGATTGTCGAGCTTCGATTTTTCGGCGGCCTGACCAACGAAGAAATCGCCGAGGTTTTGAAAGTTTCAGCCGACACCGTCATGCGCGATTGGCGATTTGCCAAAGCCTGGTTGCAAAGCGAGCTGAACGGAGACAACAGCCATGAATCCGCCAATGGAAGCGTACGTTCGACTTACGCTTGA